The proteins below are encoded in one region of Stigmatopora argus isolate UIUO_Sarg chromosome 2, RoL_Sarg_1.0, whole genome shotgun sequence:
- the baz2ba gene encoding bromodomain adjacent to zinc finger domain protein 2B isoform X6 translates to MESGERLASPAPTLSAARTSSPAAASSSSSSSSSSSSSSSPAPHSKSGLAPSPSSALGSTLSNSGRLLGAGGEQQPFMGSALSSAFPLVNHPALGALYGRPDFGGLGSLGVSAALAAHPQLGALSEWWRVAEAHGRGATAAAAAAAAFLPSFIGFPPFYAPHLQPNHGPLHLRMPGKSIQDPPKGVNGAVNGSAAACPPPPPPPTQPASFSASPGNLSKKSEPVGSPRPNSPAKMADKAAPKMKERRQRKKGAEPSGASNSETGTSSDSSSDGSLSSDLEDDEEDEDEDEDEEEDKREVSSDSEKQQKKKNKVPTTSSGDADARDHHRVQSLPGFVPIPAALSASPPPARSRSSALSTRPSRPEQHLSVIQSTGLAANSKPPGQPYQEPSPSSSPAARGRSPNSPLASPKRAKAPASSSSSSPPQRLPLSLSSSPKPLSVPSPPRPAFPASTSPQDFTSTTPRKPAVRASPYPAASGAKANNRRKLLEDSLAQINEFRLKQSLLSQGQTFPAEPRKPGPDKKSASSSPLPPPPPLAPPLAPPTLAVPALPPQNNHSNLFLSSALLGLPEPKRPNGVIQSTTAQDAPLALIAKPRKNSASSRRDSDGGSLPVNLSTGAGRSQGAAPAGLPSPPRPPFPPQPTTSPHAAAAAAGLGSRKSKTPKAKAQTAPAPLAGWKGFSQNHLVQSLVDLFRGGESGMGIPGVGIPGVGIPGVGIPGVGIPGNCNPAAGLPANKESDDSGDEDEDEDDDLEEEEEEDDDSDDSLSESDSNSDSDVSGKKATESRSPSSGSSSQKDSVPRRLTKGPGFQAELEPELLSASADPAASGCSPLNLQVVKTPAIVGGSSALAYHSSPGSSAYALASPLGLGKRKRVDEKDLMTPLELGWRRETRMKNVSGRPQGEVAYYAPCGKKLRQYPDVMKGLQWNLLKEEEVIPHILAMEGRRGRPSNSDVAKANRRRKGRPPNVGDPLAPEGPSPSEVKLLRKLEAQEIARQAAQMKLMRKLEKQAMARAAKEARKQQAIMAAEERRKQKEQIKILKQQEKIKRIQQIRMEKELRAQQILEAKRRKKEEAANAKILEAEKRIKEKELRRQQAEILKHQELERHRLDMERERRRQHVMLMKAVEARKKAEERERLRQEKRDEKRLNKERKLEQRRLELEMARELKKPNEDMCLSDQKDLPEFSRIPGLILPGGAVSDCLMLMQFSRGFGKVLGLDLNADVPTLGMLQEGLLNVGDSMGQVQDLLVKLLSLAVCDPGLPPGHKTKTMLGDHLTNVGINRDNVSEVLQMYMGAHCGHGELAPLALSLKTKAFQAHTPSQKASILGFLANELACSKVVISEIDKNLDQMANMRKDKIIMEGKLKKLRTIYAKRTGKREASVGVEENQSAAGTPSSAVKRKRKLGGDSDEDDEDDDDSDEPADDDDDEDEEDPKKVKKVETYDEDEVDQSTSVEELEKQIEKLAKQHHQTRRKLFEISHSLRSMMYGQDRYRRRYWVLPHCGGVFIEAMESGEGPEELEEERQRRQRAAEEVEVKEEPQETQLEKHHEPASEEPRKQEESESEREERKDSPAHFYPLHPDDAKTEERANPDDDDDGASSPAVARHSPQGEAPGVPAVPSAWRPSPGHTPPPPPARSPTATTPSPQASLLQPNDQLLRVLTERSGHWFSLLPRHPCDLSSLTAGGAATGASSAPGKPRSPPASHGLPLTPSAASASVSPHHPAGLLNYPLSALQAKSAVSLLGVSLGGWSGPGLPLCGSPCPAGALSAEGNTPASVSSKSESPVPRVDKKEGSLPSPPALEISWKSSDHHTPRPIPEDMLSGWWRVSDMEELRALVAALHSRGVREKGLQRQVQKYLEIIPQVCVKHRDVAMIELRELEESQVSVESVRGWCVEEQAMEMDIAVLQQVEELERKVSAASLQVKGWTHPDPQSEREDLVYHEHKPPGRTGPWSSSSNGGGDKDHHHHHHHHHHQHEERGEKGGVARHPDNPLDIAVTRLAILERNIERRYLRSPLGTTIQIRLDNVGTVTVPAPAPSTSADREGGEEEVAHGMKVWRKALTEVRSAAQLAMCIQQLQKSIAWERSIMKVYCQICKKGDNEDLLLLCDGCDKGCHTYCHKPKITSIPEGDWYCPACITKASGPTPKNKKPQCKALTSSAGAAGKKSGGGGSGDAKKNGKHAGNGEVSEDDPPGAGGGTPRKSSKDNGRNRKSEDGSGAPSGSNQETPPCVKKAKTARDNNRDLGLCRVLLAELERHQDAWPFLTPVNLKSVPGYKKVIKKPMDFSTIREKLVSSQYQNLETFIIDVNLVFDNCEKFNEDNSDIGRAGHNMRKFFEKRWTELLKQTN, encoded by the exons GGCGGTGAACGGCAGCGCGGCGGCGTGCCCCCCTCCACCTCCGCCTCCGACTCAACCCGCCAGCTTTTCGGCCAGTCCCGGCAATCTGAGTAAAAAATCGGAGCCCGTCGGAAGCCCCCGTCCAAACAGCCCGGCCAAGATGGCGGACAAAGCTGCTCCTAAAATGAAAGAGAGG AGACAACGCAAGAAAGGGGCGGAGCCCTCCGGGGCGAGCAACAGCGAAACGGGCACATCCTCGGACAGCTCCAGCGACGGTTCCCTCAGCAGCGACCTGGAGGACGACGAagaggacgaggacgaagacGAAGATGAGGAGGAAGACAAACGCGAAGTCTCGTCCGACTCCGAGAAGcaacagaagaagaagaacaag GTTCCGACGACGAGCTCGGGAGACGCGGACGCCCGGGATCACCATCGCGTCCAGTCGCTCCCGGGTTTCGTCCCCATCCCCGCGGCCCTCTCggcgtcgccgccgccggctcggtccCGAAGCTCGGCGTTGTCGACGCGGCCTTCGCGACCGGAGCAGCACTTGAGCGTGATCCAGTCCACGGGGCTGGCCGCCAACTCCAAGCCCCCGGGCCAGCCCTACCAGGAGCCTTCGCCGTCTTCCTCCCCCGCCGCCCGGGGCCGCTCCCCGAACTCGCCGCTGGCGTCCCCCAAGCGAGCCAAAGCGccggcgtcgtcgtcgtcgtcgtccccaCCCCAGCGCCTCCCCCTGTCCCTCTCGTCCTCACCGAAACCCCTCTCGGTGCCCTCGCCGCCGCGCCCGGCCTTCCCGGCGTCGACGTCTCCTCAAGATTTTACCTCGACGACACCTCGCAAGCCCGCGGTGAGAGCGTCCCCGTACCCCGCGGCGAGTGGCGCCAAAGCTAACAATAGGAGGAAACTGCTGGAGGACTCGCTGGCGCAGATCAACGAGTTCCGACTGAAACAG AGTCTCCTATCCCAGGGGCAGACGTTCCCGGCCGAGCCGAGGAAGCCGGGACCCGACAAGAAGTCGGCATCTTcctcgccgctgccgccgccgccgcctctggcTCCGCCCCTGGCTCCGCCCACTCTGGCGGTCCCGGCCCTCCCTCCCCAGAACAATCACTCCAACCTCTTCCTGTCGAGCGCCCTGCTCGGGCTCCCCGAACCCAAGCGCCCCAACGGAGTCATCCAAAGCACCACCGCTCAGGACGCGCCTCTGGCCCTCATCGCCAAACCTCGCAAAAACTCCGCCTCCTCCCGGCGCGACTCCGACGGCGGCTCGTTGCCCGTCAACCTCAGCACGGGGGCGGGGCGTAGCCAGGGCGCCGCCCCGGCCGGGCTCCCCTCGCCTCCCCGGCCGCCGTTTCCGCCTCAGCCTACTACCTCAccccacgccgccgccgccgccgccggcttgGGGTCCAGAAAGAGCAAGACCCCCAAGGCCAAGGCGCAGACGGCGCCGGCGCCCCTGGCGGGCTGGAAAGGCTTCTCGCAGAACCACTTGGTGCAGTCTTTAGTGGATTTGTTCCGCGGGGGAGAATCCGGGATGGGCATCCCCGGCGTGGGTATCCCCGGCGTGGGCATCCCCGGCGTGGGCATACCCGGCGTGGGGATCCCCGGAAACTGCAACCCCGCCGCCGGGCTCCCCGCCAACAAGGAATCGGACGACTCGGGCGACGAAGACGAGGACGAAGACGACGAcctggaagaggaggaggaagaggacgacgACTCCGACGACAGTTTGTCAG AGTCGGACAGCAACTCGGACAGCGACGTCTCCGGGAAGAAGGCCACGGAGTCCAGGTCGCCGTCATCCGGCTCGTCGTCCCAGAAGGACTCGGTTCCGCGCCGGCTAACCAAAGGCCCCGGATTCCAAGCCGAACTTGAACCCGAGCTTCTGAGCGCCTCGGCCGATCCGGCGGCCAGCGGCTGCTCGCCACTCAACCTCCAGGTCGTCAAGACGCCCGCTATCGTCGGCGGCTCCAGTGCCTTGGCCTATCACAGCTCTCCTGGCTCCTCCGCCTACGCCTTGGCGTCCCCGTTAG GTTTGGGAAAACGAAAGCGCGTGGACGAAAAAGATTTGATGACGCCGCTGGAGTTGGG atggcgGCGAGAAACCCGAATGAAAAACGTGTCCGGGCGTCCTCAGGGCGAGGTGGCCTACTACGCGCCCTGCGGCAAGAAACTGAGGCAATACCCGGACGTGATGaag GGTTTACAGTGGAACTTGTTGAAGGAAGAGGAAGTCATTcctcacattttggccatggaAGGCCGGCGGGGTCGTCCGTCCAATTCCGACGTGGCCAAAGCCAACCGGCGGAGGAAAGGGCGACCCCCCAATGTGGGCGACCCCTTGGCGCCGGAAGGACCCAGTCCCAGCGAGGTCAAACTTTTACGCAAATTGGAAGCTCAAG aAATAGCCCGACAGGCGGCCCAGATGAAATTGATGAGAAAACTGGAAAAGCAGGCAATGGCGCGGGCCGCCAAAGAGGCTCGCAAACAACAAG CTATCATGGCCGCAGAGGAGAGAAGAAAGCAAAAAGAGCAGATCAAGATTCTCAAACAACAG gaaAAAATCAAGCGCATTCAGCAGATCCGAATGGAGAAGGAACTCAGGGCACAGCAAATATTGGAG GCCAAGCGGCGAAAGAAGGAAGAAGCGGCCAACGCCAAAATTTTGGAGGCGGAAAAGCGGATCAAG gagaaGGAGCTGAGGAGACAGCAAGCGGAGATCTTAAAGCACCAG GAGTTGGAGAGGCATAGACTAGATATG GAGAGAGAAAGGAGGAGGCAGCACGTCATGCTGATGAAGGCCGTCGAGGCTCGCAAGAAAGCCGAG GAGCGCGAGCGCTTGCGTCAGGAAAAACGTGACGAGAAGCGCCTGAACAAAGAGCGCAAGTTGGAGCAGCGGCGCCTGGAGTTGGAGATGGCCCGAGAACTCAAGAAACCCAACGAAGACATGTGCCTGTCGGATCAGAAG GATCTCCCCGAGTTCTCCAGGATCCCCGGTCTGATCCTCCCGGGCGGCGCCGTGTCCGACTGCCTGATGCTGATGCAGTTCTCGCGAGGCTTCGGGAAGGTCTTGGGCCTGGACCTGAACGCCGACGTGCCCACCTTGGGGATGCTGCAGGAGGGCCTGCTCAACGTGGGGGACAGCATGGGTCAAGTCCAAGATCTCCTGGTCAAACTGCTGTCCCTGGCGGTCTGCGACCCCGGCTTGCCCCCCGGACACAAG ACCAAGACCATGTTGGGGGACCACCTGACCAACGTGGGCATCAACCGGGATAACGTGTCGGAGGTGCTCCAGATGTACATGGGGGCCCATTGTGGCCACGGCGAGCTGGCCCCCCTGGCACTCAGTCTGAAGACCAAGGCTTTCCAAGCCCACACGCCGTCCCAGAAGGCGTCCATCTTGGGATTCCTCGCCAACGAGCTGGCTTGCAGTAAAGTGGTCATCAG CGAAATTGATAAAAACCTGGATCAGATGGCCAACATGAGGAAAGATAAAATCATCATGGAAGGAAAACTCAAAAA ATTGAGGACCATTTACGCCAAACGCACGGGAAAACGAGAAGCCAGCGTGGGCGTGGAAGAGAACCAGTCCGCGGCGGGCACGCCGTCCTCGGCCGTCAAACGCAAGCGGAAACTGGGCGGCGACAGCGACGaagacgacgaggacgacgacgacagCGACGAGCCggccgacgacgacgacgacgaggacgaagaagaccccaaaaaggtgaaaaaagtgGAGACCTACGACGag GATGAAGTGGACCAATCGACAAGCGTGGAGGAGCTAGAAAAGCAGATTGAAAAGTTAGCTAAG CAACACCACCAGACGAGAAGAAAGCTGTTTGAAATCTCTCATTCGCTGCGCTCCATGATGTACGGCCAAGATCGCTATCGCCGACGATACTGGGTCCTCCCCCACTGCGGCGGCGTCTTCATCGAAGCCATGGAGAGCGGAGAAG GTCCAGAGGAACTGGAGGAGGAGCGACAGCGGCGGCAAAGAGCGGCCGAGGAAGTGGAGGTCAAAGAGGAACCGCAGGAGACGCAATTGGAGAAGCACCACGAGCCCGCCTCGGAGGAACCACGCAAGCAAGaggagagcgagagcgagcgcgaggaGAGGAAAGACTCGCCCGCCCACTTTTACCCGCTCCACCCCGACGATGCCAAGACGGAGGAGCGGGCCAAtcccgacgacgacgacgacggcgcctCTTCCCCCGCGGTCGCCCGCCACTCTCCCCAAGGCGAGGCTCCGGGCGTCCCGGCGGTCCCGTCGGCGTGGCGGCCCAGCCCGGGGCacacgcctcctcctcctcccgctcGCTCCCCGACGGCGACGACGCCGTCGCCGCAAGCGTCCCTGCTGCAGCCCAACGACCAGCTGCTGCGGGTTTTGACGGAGAGGAGCGGACACTGGTTCAGCCTGCTGCCCCGCCACCCTTGCGACCTGTCCTCGCTGACGGCCGGCGGCGCCGCGACCGGGGCGTCGTCGGCGCCCGGGAAGCCCAGATCCCCCCCGGCGTCGCACGGCCTACCGCTCACGCCTTCGGCGGCGTCGGCTTCGGTCAGCCCGCATCACCCGGCCGGCCTCCTCAACTACCCTCTGTCGGCGCTGCAG GCAAAGTCGGCGGTTTCGTTGCTGGGCGTGTCTCTGGGGGGCTGGTCCGGTCCCGGCTTGCCCCTGTGCGGCAGCCCCTGTCCAGCGGGGGCGCTCTCGGCGGAGGGCAACACGCCGGCCAGCGTGTCCAGTAAGAGCGAGTCGCCCGTGCCCCGCGTGGACAAAAAAGAAGGCTCGCTGCCGTCTCCGCCCGCCCTGGAAATCTCTTGGAAGTCCTCGGATCACCACACGCCGCGACCTATCCCGGAAG ACATGTTGAGCGGTTGGTGGCGCGTCTCCGACATGGAGGAGCTCCGAGCGCTGGTCGCGGCGCTCCACAGTCGAGGCGTCCGGGAGAAAGGCCTCCAGAGGCAGGTGCAGAAATACCTGGAGATCATCCCACAAGTCTGCGTCAAACACCGGGATG TGGCCATGATCGAGCTTCGGGAACTGGAGGAGAGCCAGGTCAGCGTGGAGTCGGTCCGAGGATGGTGCGTGGAAGAGCAGGCCATGGAGATGGACATCGCCGTCCTCCAGCAGGTGGAGGAACTGGAGAGGAAGGTCTCCGCCGCCAGCCTGCAGGTCAAG GGCTGGACCCATCCGGACCCCCAGTCGGAGCGGGAAGATCTGGTGTATCACGAGCACAAGCCCCCCGGCAGAACGGGCCCCTGGTCCTCGTCCTCCAACGGGGGCGGCGACAAggatcaccaccaccaccaccatcaccaccaccaccagcacgAGGAGCGGGGGGAGAAGGGCGGGGTGGCGCGCCACCCAGACAACCCTCTGGACATAGCCGTGACCCGTCTGGCCATTCTGGAGCGCAACATCGAGAGAAGGTACCTGAGGAGCCCCTTAGGAACCACCATTCAGATCAGGCTGGATAATGTGGGTACGGTCACTGTCCCCGCCCCCGCGCCATCCACTAGCGCTGACAGGGAAGG TGGCGAAGAGGAGGTGGCCCACGGCATGAAAGTGTGGAGGAAGGCCTTGACGGAGGTCCGCAGCGCCGCCCAGCTGGCCATGTGCATTCAGCAGCTGCAGAAATCCATCGCCTGGGAACGCTCCATCATGAAAGTG TACTGTCAGATATGCAAAAAGGGGGACAACGAAGACCTGCTGCTGCTGTGCGACGGCTGCGACAAAGGTTGCCACACGTACTGTCACAAACCCAAAATCACCAGCATCCCAGAGGGAGACTGGTACTGCCCGGCTTGCATCACCAAG GCGAGTGGACCCACTCCCAAAAACAAGAAACCTCAATGCAAAGCATTAACATCCAGCGCGGGCGCCGCCGGCAAgaaaagcggcggcggcggcagcggcgacgCCAAAAAGAACGGCAAGCACGCCGGGAACGGCGAGGTGTCGGAAGACGATCCGCCCGGCGCCGGCGGCGGCACGCCCAGGAAGAGCTCCAAAGACAACGGGCGGAATAGGAAGAGCGAGGACGGCTCCGGCGCCCCGTCGGGATCCAATCAGGAGACGCCGCCGTGTGTCAAGAAAGCCAAGACGGCTCGAGACAACAACAGGGATTTGGGTTTATGCAG GGTTCTCCTGGCCGAGCTGGAGCGCCACCAGGACGCTTGGCCTTTCCTCACGCCCGTTAACCTCAAATCCGTCCCGGGCTACAAGAAGGTCATCAAAAAACCCATGGATTTCTCCACCATCCGCGAGAAGCTCGTCAGCAGCCA GTACCAAAACTTGGAGACCTTCATCATCGACGTCAACTTGGTGTTCGACAACTGCGAAAAGTTCAACGAGGACAATTCCGACATCGGGCGAGCCGGTCACAACATGAGGAAATTCTTCGAGAAGCGTTGGACGGAGCTTCTTAAACAAACTAACTAA